The proteins below are encoded in one region of Populus alba chromosome 2, ASM523922v2, whole genome shotgun sequence:
- the LOC118057692 gene encoding mitochondrial carrier protein MTM1 isoform X1, with translation MAGSSRQSLPSWITAAAATTTTTRVDTEGINKEGSPKNEESKSVPSASDFDLGFAERAFAAAGAAVLSAVIVNPLDVAKTRLQAQAAGVPYQGLCGTASFESNTMFPCVKSSSHAVPGSQQLCASECNRYKGALDVFNKVIRQEGIGRLWRGTNASLALAVPTVGIYMPCYDIFRNSMEEFTIQNCPALTPYVPLVAGAVSRSISCITCYPVELARTRMQAFKETQAGVKPSGVWKTLIEVINPVGGTNNTQKLTVQSYRILWTGLGAQLARDVPFSAICWATLEPIRRQILALLGDEAGASCVLGANFSAGFVAGTLAAAATCPFDVAKTRRQIEKDPTRALNMTTTRTLLEIWRDGGVKGLFAGVGPRVARAGPSVGIVVSFYEVVKYTLYHRYQFTK, from the exons ATGGCGGGATCATCAAGGCAGAGCTTGCCTTCATGGATAAccgcagcagcagcaacaacaaccacaACAAGAGTTGATACTGAAGGAATCAACAAAGAAGGTAGTCCTAAAAATGAGGAATCAAAATCAGTTCCATCAGCCTCAGATTTTGATTTAGGTTTTGCTGAGAGAGCTTTCGCTGCCGCTGGTGCCGCTGTTCTTTCCGCCGTCATTGTTAACCCTCTCGATGTTGCCAAG ACAAGGTTGCAGGCACAGGCAGCTGGAGTTCCTTACCAAGGTCTATGTGGAACGGCGAGTTTTGAATCAAATACG ATGTTTCCTTGTGTGAAAAGTTCATCGCATGCAGTTCCTGGCTCGCAACAATTGTGCGCTTCAGAATGTAATCGGTACAAGGGAGCATTGGATGTTTTCAATAAAGTGATTCGACAG GAAGGTATTGGAAGACTATGGAGAGGCACAAATGCAAGCTTAGCTTTGGCTGTCCCCACT GTTGGAATCTACATGCCTTGTTACGACATTTTCCGGAATTCAATGGAAGAATTTACAATTCAGAATTGTCCAGCCTTGACACCTTATGTCCCGCTAGTTGCAGGGGCAGTTTCACGCTCAATATCTTGTATTACTTGTTATCCAGTGGAGCTGGCAAGGACCCGCATGCAG GCATTTAAAGAAACACAAGCTGGTGTGAAGCCTTCAGGAGTGTGGAAGACATTAATTGAGGTCATCAATCCAGTTGGGGGAACAAACAACACTCAAAAGT TAACAGTGCAAAGCTACCGCATCCTTTGGACTGGACTTGGAGCACAGCTTGCTCGTGATGTCCCCTTCTCTGCAATCTGCTGGGCAACCCTTGAGCCT ATCAGGAGACAAATTCTTGCCCTCTTGGGTGATGAAGCTGGGGCATCTTGTGTCCTTGGGGCAAACTTTTCAGCTGGCTTTGTTGCAGGAACCCTTGCAGCAGCTGCTACGTGTCCATTTGATGTCGCAAAGACCAGAAGGCAGATAGAG AAGGATCCGACTAGGGCATTAAATATGACAACAACACGAACGTTGCTGGAGATCTGGAG GGATGGAGGAGTTAAGGGACTGTTTGCAGGAGTTGGTCCCCGTGTTGCTCGTGCTGGCCCTTCTGTTGGAATAGTCGTTTCCTTTTACGAAGTCGTCAAATACACTTTATATCACAGATACCAGTTCACAAAATGA
- the LOC118057693 gene encoding tubulin gamma-2 chain isoform X2 has product MPREIITLQVGQCGNQVGMEFWKQLCLEHGISKDGILEDFATQGGDRKDVFFYQADDQHYIPRALLIDLEPRVINGIQNSEYRNLYNHENIFVSDHGGGAGNNWASGYHQGKGVEEDIVDMIDREADGSDSLEGFVLCHSIAGGTGSGMGSYLLETLNDRYSKKLVQTYSVFPNQMETSDVVVQPYNSLLTLKRLTLNADCVVVLDNTALNRIAVERLHLSNPTFAQTNSLVSTVMSASTTTLRYPGYMNNDLVGLLASLIPTPRCHFLMTGYTPLTVERQANVIRKTTVLDVMRRLLQTKNIMVSSYARTKEASQAKYISILNIIQGEVDPTQVHESLQRIRERKLVNFIEWGPASIQVALSRKSPYVQTAHRVSGLMLASHTSIRHLFSKCLSQYEKLRKKQAFLDNYRKFPMFADNDLSEFDESRDIIESLVDEYKACESPDYIKWGMEDPNNLLTEEGNAKGSADPKLAI; this is encoded by the exons ATGCCGAGAGAGATAATCACGCTGCAAGTAGGACAATGCGGGAACCAGGTCGGCATGGAGTTCTGGAAACAGCTTTGCCTCGAACACGGCATCAGCAAAGATGGCATTCTCGAAGATTTCGCAACTCAG GGAGGTGATAGGAAAGATGTGTTTTTCTACCAAGCGGATGATCAGCATTACATACCACGAGCTTTACTAATTGATTTGGAGCCCAGGGTCATCAATGGAATTCAAAACAGTGAATATCGTAATCTTTACAATCATGAGAACATCTTTGTTTCAGATCATGGTGGTGGTGCAGGAAATAACTGGGCCAGTGGATATCATCAG GGAAAGGGCGTTGAAGAGGATATAGTGGACATGATTGATAGAGAGGCAGATGGAAGTGATAGCCTTGAGGGTTTTGTTCTGTGCCATTCAATTGCTGGAGGAACAGGCTCAG GTATGGGGTCGTATCTGCTAGAGACTCTAAATGATCGCTATAGCAAAAAGTTGGTACAGACATACAGTGTATTTCCTAACCAGATGGAGACAAGTGATGTGGTAGTTCAACCCTATAACTCACTTTTAACACTGAAGAGACTGACTCTAAATGCGGATTGTGTTGTCGTTCTGGACAATACTGCACTGAATAGAATTGCTGTTGAGCGCCTACATCTGTCAAATCCCACATTTGCTCAAACAAACTCTTTGGTATCTACTGTAATGTCTGCTAGCACGACTACTCTGCGGTATCCAGGATATATGAACAATGACTTGGTTGGTCTTCTTGCATCATTAATTCCAACGCCAAGATGTCATTTTCTTATGACTGGATATACACCACTCACAGTGGAGCGCCAG GCTAATGTGATTCGTAAAACTACTGTACTGGATGTTATGAGGAGACTGTTGCAG ACCAAGAATATCATGGTTTCCTCTTATGCGCGAACAAAAGAAGCTAGTCAAGCAAAGTACATTTCAATATTGAATATTATTCAGGGAGAAGTGGACCCTACTCAG GTTCATGAAAGTTTGCAGAGGATTCGTGAAAGAAAGCTCGTTAACTTTATTGAGTGGGGTCCTGCAAGTATTCAG gTTGCTCTGTCTAGAAAGTCTCCTTATGTTCAAACTGCCCACAGG GTAAGTGGTCTCATGCTAGCAAGCCACACCAGCATCCGCCACCTCTTCAGCAAATGTTTGAGCCAGTATGAGAAGCTGAGAAAAAAGCAAGCATTTCTTGACAACTACAGAAAATTTCCGATGTTTGCT GACAACGATCTTTCTGAATTCGATGAATCACGGGACATAATTGAGAGTTTGGTTGATGAGTATAAAGCCTGCGAGTCCCCAGATTACATCAAATGGGGAATGGAG GATCCCAACAATCTTCTAACAGAAGAAGGCAATGCCAAAGGATCGGCGGATCCGAAATTGGCAATTTAA
- the LOC118057693 gene encoding tubulin gamma-2 chain isoform X1: protein MALFSREKKKANGTKMPREIITLQVGQCGNQVGMEFWKQLCLEHGISKDGILEDFATQGGDRKDVFFYQADDQHYIPRALLIDLEPRVINGIQNSEYRNLYNHENIFVSDHGGGAGNNWASGYHQGKGVEEDIVDMIDREADGSDSLEGFVLCHSIAGGTGSGMGSYLLETLNDRYSKKLVQTYSVFPNQMETSDVVVQPYNSLLTLKRLTLNADCVVVLDNTALNRIAVERLHLSNPTFAQTNSLVSTVMSASTTTLRYPGYMNNDLVGLLASLIPTPRCHFLMTGYTPLTVERQANVIRKTTVLDVMRRLLQTKNIMVSSYARTKEASQAKYISILNIIQGEVDPTQVHESLQRIRERKLVNFIEWGPASIQVALSRKSPYVQTAHRVSGLMLASHTSIRHLFSKCLSQYEKLRKKQAFLDNYRKFPMFADNDLSEFDESRDIIESLVDEYKACESPDYIKWGMEDPNNLLTEEGNAKGSADPKLAI, encoded by the exons ATGGCCCTA TTTTCccgagaaaagaaaaaggcaaacgGAACGAAAATGCCGAGAGAGATAATCACGCTGCAAGTAGGACAATGCGGGAACCAGGTCGGCATGGAGTTCTGGAAACAGCTTTGCCTCGAACACGGCATCAGCAAAGATGGCATTCTCGAAGATTTCGCAACTCAG GGAGGTGATAGGAAAGATGTGTTTTTCTACCAAGCGGATGATCAGCATTACATACCACGAGCTTTACTAATTGATTTGGAGCCCAGGGTCATCAATGGAATTCAAAACAGTGAATATCGTAATCTTTACAATCATGAGAACATCTTTGTTTCAGATCATGGTGGTGGTGCAGGAAATAACTGGGCCAGTGGATATCATCAG GGAAAGGGCGTTGAAGAGGATATAGTGGACATGATTGATAGAGAGGCAGATGGAAGTGATAGCCTTGAGGGTTTTGTTCTGTGCCATTCAATTGCTGGAGGAACAGGCTCAG GTATGGGGTCGTATCTGCTAGAGACTCTAAATGATCGCTATAGCAAAAAGTTGGTACAGACATACAGTGTATTTCCTAACCAGATGGAGACAAGTGATGTGGTAGTTCAACCCTATAACTCACTTTTAACACTGAAGAGACTGACTCTAAATGCGGATTGTGTTGTCGTTCTGGACAATACTGCACTGAATAGAATTGCTGTTGAGCGCCTACATCTGTCAAATCCCACATTTGCTCAAACAAACTCTTTGGTATCTACTGTAATGTCTGCTAGCACGACTACTCTGCGGTATCCAGGATATATGAACAATGACTTGGTTGGTCTTCTTGCATCATTAATTCCAACGCCAAGATGTCATTTTCTTATGACTGGATATACACCACTCACAGTGGAGCGCCAG GCTAATGTGATTCGTAAAACTACTGTACTGGATGTTATGAGGAGACTGTTGCAG ACCAAGAATATCATGGTTTCCTCTTATGCGCGAACAAAAGAAGCTAGTCAAGCAAAGTACATTTCAATATTGAATATTATTCAGGGAGAAGTGGACCCTACTCAG GTTCATGAAAGTTTGCAGAGGATTCGTGAAAGAAAGCTCGTTAACTTTATTGAGTGGGGTCCTGCAAGTATTCAG gTTGCTCTGTCTAGAAAGTCTCCTTATGTTCAAACTGCCCACAGG GTAAGTGGTCTCATGCTAGCAAGCCACACCAGCATCCGCCACCTCTTCAGCAAATGTTTGAGCCAGTATGAGAAGCTGAGAAAAAAGCAAGCATTTCTTGACAACTACAGAAAATTTCCGATGTTTGCT GACAACGATCTTTCTGAATTCGATGAATCACGGGACATAATTGAGAGTTTGGTTGATGAGTATAAAGCCTGCGAGTCCCCAGATTACATCAAATGGGGAATGGAG GATCCCAACAATCTTCTAACAGAAGAAGGCAATGCCAAAGGATCGGCGGATCCGAAATTGGCAATTTAA
- the LOC118057692 gene encoding mitochondrial carrier protein MTM1 isoform X2, which produces MAGSSRQSLPSWITAAAATTTTTRVDTEGINKEGSPKNEESKSVPSASDFDLGFAERAFAAAGAAVLSAVIVNPLDVAKTRLQAQAAGVPYQGLCGTASFESNTMFPCVKSSSHAVPGSQQLCASECNRYKGALDVFNKVIRQEGIGRLWRGTNASLALAVPTVGIYMPCYDIFRNSMEEFTIQNCPALTPYVPLVAGAVSRSISCITCYPVELARTRMQAFKETQAGVKPSGVWKTLIEVINPVGGTNNTQKLQSYRILWTGLGAQLARDVPFSAICWATLEPIRRQILALLGDEAGASCVLGANFSAGFVAGTLAAAATCPFDVAKTRRQIEKDPTRALNMTTTRTLLEIWRDGGVKGLFAGVGPRVARAGPSVGIVVSFYEVVKYTLYHRYQFTK; this is translated from the exons ATGGCGGGATCATCAAGGCAGAGCTTGCCTTCATGGATAAccgcagcagcagcaacaacaaccacaACAAGAGTTGATACTGAAGGAATCAACAAAGAAGGTAGTCCTAAAAATGAGGAATCAAAATCAGTTCCATCAGCCTCAGATTTTGATTTAGGTTTTGCTGAGAGAGCTTTCGCTGCCGCTGGTGCCGCTGTTCTTTCCGCCGTCATTGTTAACCCTCTCGATGTTGCCAAG ACAAGGTTGCAGGCACAGGCAGCTGGAGTTCCTTACCAAGGTCTATGTGGAACGGCGAGTTTTGAATCAAATACG ATGTTTCCTTGTGTGAAAAGTTCATCGCATGCAGTTCCTGGCTCGCAACAATTGTGCGCTTCAGAATGTAATCGGTACAAGGGAGCATTGGATGTTTTCAATAAAGTGATTCGACAG GAAGGTATTGGAAGACTATGGAGAGGCACAAATGCAAGCTTAGCTTTGGCTGTCCCCACT GTTGGAATCTACATGCCTTGTTACGACATTTTCCGGAATTCAATGGAAGAATTTACAATTCAGAATTGTCCAGCCTTGACACCTTATGTCCCGCTAGTTGCAGGGGCAGTTTCACGCTCAATATCTTGTATTACTTGTTATCCAGTGGAGCTGGCAAGGACCCGCATGCAG GCATTTAAAGAAACACAAGCTGGTGTGAAGCCTTCAGGAGTGTGGAAGACATTAATTGAGGTCATCAATCCAGTTGGGGGAACAAACAACACTCAAAAGT TGCAAAGCTACCGCATCCTTTGGACTGGACTTGGAGCACAGCTTGCTCGTGATGTCCCCTTCTCTGCAATCTGCTGGGCAACCCTTGAGCCT ATCAGGAGACAAATTCTTGCCCTCTTGGGTGATGAAGCTGGGGCATCTTGTGTCCTTGGGGCAAACTTTTCAGCTGGCTTTGTTGCAGGAACCCTTGCAGCAGCTGCTACGTGTCCATTTGATGTCGCAAAGACCAGAAGGCAGATAGAG AAGGATCCGACTAGGGCATTAAATATGACAACAACACGAACGTTGCTGGAGATCTGGAG GGATGGAGGAGTTAAGGGACTGTTTGCAGGAGTTGGTCCCCGTGTTGCTCGTGCTGGCCCTTCTGTTGGAATAGTCGTTTCCTTTTACGAAGTCGTCAAATACACTTTATATCACAGATACCAGTTCACAAAATGA